The Acidobacteriota bacterium genome contains the following window.
TTGCTTCGACCGAGCCAAAAAACGGTGCGTTGGTCATGTTGATCGCGATCAGCAGTTCCTCATTGCCCGAGCGGCGTGTGAACGTCAGGACGCGGTTCTCGTCCGAATTCTTTAGCCAATTAACATCGCCGCGACGAAGGGCGACGCTGCTTTTTCGCAAAGAAGTCATTGCCTTGTAGAAACGCGGAAATTCGGGCCGGCGTTCAGCGAATTGCCAGAAGATCGGCAGCTTTTCGAATAGTGCCGGAGCACCGGATTCGGCGGTATCGCCAACTTCCATTCCGTTGTATATCAGCGGCACACCGTCGAGCGTGAAGGCGAGCGTCTGAGCCGCGAGAGCACCTTTCTCGCCAAATCGCACGATCGCCCGGCGTTCGTCGTGATTGTCGGAGAAACGCATGCGGATCGAGCCTTTCGCGAAAGTCGCGGCCTGCTCTTCCCATATCCTCCTCAAGGCTGACGCTGGCTTTACGCCCTGCATAACCTCGGTCAAAGCGCCGTGCATATTCCACGAATAATCGACATCGAAAGCTTTCACGAGCAGGTCCGCCTTTTCGGCTTCGGCGAGCCATATGGTATTTGCCTTTACTTTATCAACCTCGGCTCGGGCTTCTTCCCAGAAATCGGTCGGAATGAACAGCGCCACATCGCACCGAAAACCGTCGAGGTCGTAATCGCGGATCCAGCTTTTGAAATTCTCGATGATGTATTTCCGAACGGCCGGTTTTTCGTAATCGAGCCCCGCGACATCTGCCCAATCAGGAACGGGCGGAATGATCTCGCCTTTTTCATTCTTTTTGTAGAATTCTGGATGCTCGGTGATAAGTTTGTTGTCCCAGGCGGTATGGTTGACGACGACGTCGATGATGACTTTTAAGCCGCGTTTGTGGGCTTCGGCGACGAGGCGTTTGAGATCGGCGGGCGTTCCGTAATCGGGATTGACGCCGTAATAATCTCGAACCGCATATGGCGAACCGACCGAACCTTTCTTCTTGACCTGCCCGATCGGATGAACCGGCATCAGCCACAAAACATCGGCGCCAAGGTTCTTAATGCGGTCGAGATCTGCCGTGATCGAATTAAAATCGCCTTTTTGCGAATACGCGCGTTCCCAGATCTGATAGATAACCGCGTCGCGAATCCAATCTTGCGAGCTGCGAGCAGTTTCCTTAGAAACGTCCCGCGATGGCTGCTGGCCAAAAACGCAGCTCGCAAGAAAGATGGAAATTACCGAGAGTATTAAAATTCGCTTCTGCATAATGACATTAGTGGCTGCCGCCGCCGATTCCCTCGATCTTCGCTGCTCCGATATCTTTTACAACCAGTACGGAGACTGCCGCGACGAGCATTGAGATGCCGCCGAGGATGACCGCGTTCAGTGGGTTATTGCCAAGTATTGACTTGTAGATCTGCGGCGTCAGGAAACTCTGAACGACCTGCGGAATAACGATGAACAAATTGAAAACACCCATGTAAACGCCCATTCTTTCCGGCTTGATCGCTCCGGCGAGAATGACATAGGGCATCGAAAGGACCGAAGCCCAGGCAATGCCGACGCCGATCATTCCGATCCAGAGAAAGTATGGATTACCAGCAAAATACGTCGATATAAGCCCAAGGCCGCCGCAGGTCAGGCAGATCATGTGTACGCCCTTGCGGCCTATCTTTGCAGCGAGTGGCGGAATGCCGAAGGCGACAAGAAAGCAAACCAGGTTATAGATCGCAAAGCACACGCCGCCCCATTCGGTTCCTTGCTTAAATAGGTCAGAATGGTCGTCGACCGCTCCGAAAACGTGACGAGCAACGGTCAGCCCGTAGAATTGCCACATGAACGGCAAAGCAAACCACGTGAAAAATTGGACGATCGCGAGTTGCTTCATGGTTGTCGGCATCTCGCGGAATGCGTCACCGACTTCTTTTAGGATATTCCCGACGATGCTGCCCTCGGCATTCTTTCTGCGAAAACTCTCGATGTCATCCGGCGGAAATTCGTCTGTCGTAAAGACAGTCCAAAGAACCGCGCTCAGGAATGCCGCCGCTCCGACGATGAATGCGATCAGCGTTGAATACGGAATGCCGCTCTTCATTATTCCAACCACGCCAAGCCAGGTAAGGATGTATGGCAGGGCATTCGCGAGCGTCGATCCGATGCCGATAAAGAACGATTGCATCACGAATCCGAGCGTCCGCTGCTCCTCAGGCAGTTTGTCGCCGACGAATGCACGGAACGGTTCCATCGTGATATTGATCGACGCGTCCATTATCCAAAGCAAGCTCGCCGCCATCCAAACTGCAGACGAATTCGGCATCAGGATCAAACAAATACTCGCGATGATCGCACCGACCAGAAAGAACGGACGGCGACGCCCGAGCCGCGTCCATGTCCGGTCGCTCATCGCCCCGACGATCGGCTG
Protein-coding sequences here:
- a CDS encoding family 10 glycosylhydrolase codes for the protein MQKRILILSVISIFLASCVFGQQPSRDVSKETARSSQDWIRDAVIYQIWERAYSQKGDFNSITADLDRIKNLGADVLWLMPVHPIGQVKKKGSVGSPYAVRDYYGVNPDYGTPADLKRLVAEAHKRGLKVIIDVVVNHTAWDNKLITEHPEFYKKNEKGEIIPPVPDWADVAGLDYEKPAVRKYIIENFKSWIRDYDLDGFRCDVALFIPTDFWEEARAEVDKVKANTIWLAEAEKADLLVKAFDVDYSWNMHGALTEVMQGVKPASALRRIWEEQAATFAKGSIRMRFSDNHDERRAIVRFGEKGALAAQTLAFTLDGVPLIYNGMEVGDTAESGAPALFEKLPIFWQFAERRPEFPRFYKAMTSLRKSSVALRRGDVNWLKNSDENRVLTFTRRSGNEELLIAINMTNAPFFGSVEASGNFEEITPNIGNPLPPDDEKSKPPAKANVALPTLSLDSFGFRIFKRK
- a CDS encoding MFS transporter, producing MSFGFLGIQFGWGLQMANMSPIYKYLGADESSLPYLWLAGPLTGLLIQPIVGAMSDRTWTRLGRRRPFFLVGAIIASICLILMPNSSAVWMAASLLWIMDASINITMEPFRAFVGDKLPEEQRTLGFVMQSFFIGIGSTLANALPYILTWLGVVGIMKSGIPYSTLIAFIVGAAAFLSAVLWTVFTTDEFPPDDIESFRRKNAEGSIVGNILKEVGDAFREMPTTMKQLAIVQFFTWFALPFMWQFYGLTVARHVFGAVDDHSDLFKQGTEWGGVCFAIYNLVCFLVAFGIPPLAAKIGRKGVHMICLTCGGLGLISTYFAGNPYFLWIGMIGVGIAWASVLSMPYVILAGAIKPERMGVYMGVFNLFIVIPQVVQSFLTPQIYKSILGNNPLNAVILGGISMLVAAVSVLVVKDIGAAKIEGIGGGSH